A stretch of bacterium DNA encodes these proteins:
- a CDS encoding PQQ-binding-like beta-propeller repeat protein, producing MLALALALLLPTAAETPRPVSGVAPTAKPEFKLTVAKAWEAPLDAIPLGAPRLVPGAAGAATALLRLPARVEARNVADGSLAWARADLAGAGLADCPPAPTPLGPALAWTGTLPAGPRLLLLAPSDGRTLAEIPLEAAPAGPPTPVGDADGTVWYVPLAEGKVAVLGPEGKNGGWFSLGREIEPPFAAVAGHALALVRPSMEMIVVGAPSAKPLARGVVPGTVVAAGARVFFGADRAVAALRHRQGKAEPVGKEVWRQRLGGAITAPPLPLADRVLAASWDTNVYAFRAVNGHELWRTSIGSRVEAPLALFKERFVLALAAGSATIRLLDAEKGALVGKIEGAPDDVFLGGA from the coding sequence ATGCTCGCCCTAGCGCTCGCCCTCCTGCTGCCGACCGCCGCGGAGACCCCGCGGCCCGTCTCCGGCGTCGCCCCGACGGCCAAGCCGGAGTTCAAGCTGACCGTCGCCAAGGCGTGGGAAGCGCCGCTCGACGCGATCCCGCTCGGCGCGCCGCGCCTCGTTCCCGGCGCCGCGGGCGCGGCGACGGCGCTGCTGCGCCTGCCGGCGCGCGTCGAGGCCCGCAACGTCGCCGACGGGTCGCTCGCTTGGGCGCGCGCCGATCTGGCCGGCGCCGGTCTCGCCGACTGCCCGCCCGCCCCGACGCCGCTCGGCCCGGCCCTCGCCTGGACCGGAACGCTCCCCGCGGGGCCGCGGCTCCTGCTCCTCGCCCCTTCCGACGGACGCACGCTGGCCGAGATTCCGCTCGAAGCCGCCCCCGCCGGGCCGCCGACGCCGGTCGGCGACGCGGACGGAACGGTCTGGTACGTGCCGCTCGCCGAGGGGAAGGTCGCGGTCCTCGGGCCGGAGGGAAAGAACGGCGGCTGGTTCTCGCTCGGGCGGGAGATCGAGCCCCCCTTCGCGGCCGTCGCCGGACACGCGCTCGCGCTGGTGCGCCCTTCGATGGAGATGATCGTCGTCGGCGCGCCGTCGGCGAAGCCGCTGGCCCGCGGCGTCGTTCCGGGAACCGTCGTCGCCGCCGGCGCGCGCGTCTTCTTCGGCGCCGACCGCGCCGTCGCCGCGCTGCGCCACCGACAAGGCAAGGCCGAGCCGGTCGGCAAGGAGGTCTGGCGCCAGCGGCTCGGCGGCGCGATCACCGCCCCGCCCCTGCCGCTCGCCGACCGCGTCCTCGCCGCCTCGTGGGACACCAACGTCTACGCCTTCCGCGCCGTCAACGGCCACGAGCTGTGGCGGACGTCGATCGGCTCGCGCGTCGAGGCGCCGCTCGCGCTCTTCAAGGAGCGCTTCGTCCTCGCGCTGGCCGCCGGCTCGGCGACGATCCGCCTGCTCGACGCCGAGAAGGGGGCGCTCGTCGGGAAGATCGAGGGGGCGCCGGACGACGTCTTCCTCGGCGGCGCGG